Proteins from a single region of Candidatus Fermentibacter sp.:
- a CDS encoding radical SAM protein translates to MDCRGTPASSLTPVIREIRSKTILSKSQVYPYALNPYVGCMHACTYCYARFMKRVTGHTEPWGMFVDVKVNAAELLEVEAVRKRRDRVWVSGVCDPYQPLEERYVLTRRCLEIFSRHCWPVTVQTRSPLVLRDLDIIASARDFEVGFSVTTSDDSVLKLFEPGAPPVGERIAALDKLHRAGVRTFAMIAPMLPGSDALADALAGKVDSILADSMNYGYAAAVYRRHGLERAMTGEFFHETRMHLAEGCERHGIPFRSLC, encoded by the coding sequence ATGGATTGCAGGGGCACTCCAGCTAGTAGTCTGACCCCGGTCATACGGGAGATCCGGTCGAAGACCATCCTCTCGAAGTCGCAGGTATACCCATACGCGCTGAATCCGTACGTCGGCTGCATGCACGCCTGCACCTACTGCTACGCCAGGTTCATGAAGCGCGTGACCGGGCACACCGAGCCCTGGGGCATGTTCGTCGACGTGAAGGTGAACGCGGCGGAACTCCTCGAGGTCGAAGCGGTCCGGAAGAGGAGGGACAGGGTCTGGGTGAGCGGCGTCTGCGATCCCTACCAGCCGCTGGAGGAGCGATACGTGCTCACCAGGCGCTGTCTGGAGATCTTCTCGAGACACTGCTGGCCGGTTACGGTGCAGACCCGGTCGCCGCTGGTGCTGCGGGACCTGGACATCATCGCCTCCGCGCGGGACTTCGAGGTGGGCTTCTCGGTCACCACATCGGACGATTCCGTCCTCAAGCTCTTCGAGCCGGGCGCCCCGCCGGTGGGGGAGAGGATCGCCGCCCTCGACAAACTCCATCGGGCCGGCGTGAGGACTTTCGCGATGATCGCCCCGATGCTCCCTGGTTCGGATGCACTCGCTGACGCGCTTGCCGGGAAGGTCGACTCGATCCTGGCAGATTCGATGAACTACGGTTATGCCGCAGCGGTGTACCGCAGGCACGGCCTGGAGCGGGCGATGACGGGTGAGTTCTTCCACGAGACAAGGATGCACCTCGCCGAGGGTTGCGAACGGCACGGGATCCCATTCCGGTCGCTCTGCTGA
- a CDS encoding dodecin family protein, protein MSIAKVTEVIASSEKSFEDAIAQGIARANKTLENVSGAWVKSQQVEVEEGRITAYKVTLKIVFVLND, encoded by the coding sequence ATGTCCATCGCAAAGGTCACGGAAGTCATCGCCTCGTCGGAGAAGAGCTTCGAGGACGCGATCGCGCAGGGTATAGCAAGGGCCAACAAGACTCTCGAGAATGTGAGCGGAGCCTGGGTGAAGAGCCAGCAGGTCGAGGTCGAAGAAGGAAGGATCACGGCCTACAAGGTGACGCTCAAGATCGTCTTCGTGCTGAACGACTAG
- a CDS encoding DUF1648 domain-containing protein, translating to MKQPVSLLFVLLCVTCVFHALHYLPLLPERSATHFGISGAPDCWGGKSELVITYLGTVALMAAIFLAIPLAMHRLPDAMINLPGKAYWLAPERREETLEWLSTSMMLLGCATLVLMMDIFHQTFMVNLGETSGLPHPFLSMGVFFGVVVIWCAIILIRFRRVQPPPPGGESRSRSWR from the coding sequence TTGAAACAGCCTGTGAGCCTCCTCTTCGTGCTGCTCTGCGTCACATGCGTCTTCCACGCTCTCCATTACCTCCCGCTGCTGCCCGAACGATCCGCCACACATTTCGGCATCTCAGGCGCTCCTGACTGCTGGGGAGGGAAATCGGAACTCGTCATCACATACCTTGGTACTGTCGCGCTGATGGCCGCGATTTTCCTGGCCATCCCCCTCGCAATGCACAGGTTGCCCGATGCCATGATAAACCTGCCTGGAAAAGCCTACTGGCTGGCACCGGAAAGGCGGGAGGAGACGCTGGAGTGGCTCTCGACGAGCATGATGCTGCTCGGGTGCGCCACACTCGTGCTGATGATGGACATCTTCCACCAGACCTTCATGGTGAACCTCGGTGAGACGTCCGGTCTCCCTCATCCCTTTTTGAGCATGGGTGTGTTCTTCGGCGTCGTGGTCATCTGGTGCGCCATCATCCTGATCAGGTTCCGCAGGGTGCAGCCGCCACCACCGGGCGGGGAGAGCCGCTCTCGATCATGGAGGTGA
- a CDS encoding pyridoxamine 5'-phosphate oxidase family protein, with the protein MKRVFEFLRSSRVFYLATVDGDQPRVRPLGFHMEFEGRLYLGVGTHKNVYRQVRENPKIELCAVGGMGEWMRITATAVIDQRQEVVDYSLESMPSLREIYNEKTGYTIGTFFLKNAEAVFYDMKGGCEKVSF; encoded by the coding sequence GTGAAGAGAGTGTTCGAGTTCCTGAGGAGCAGCCGTGTCTTCTATCTCGCGACCGTGGATGGCGATCAACCGAGGGTCAGACCTCTTGGCTTCCACATGGAGTTCGAGGGAAGGCTCTACCTAGGCGTCGGTACTCACAAGAACGTATATCGGCAGGTCCGGGAGAACCCGAAGATTGAACTCTGCGCGGTCGGCGGCATGGGCGAGTGGATGAGGATTACCGCAACCGCCGTCATCGACCAGAGGCAGGAGGTCGTCGATTACTCGCTCGAATCGATGCCCAGCCTGCGGGAGATCTACAACGAGAAGACAGGCTACACGATCGGAACCTTCTTCCTGAAGAACGCCGAGGCCGTCTTTTACGACATGAAGGGCGGCTGCGAGAAGGTATCGTTCTGA
- a CDS encoding cupin domain-containing protein → MKGFVQDIEKMAVANSDFRRVLYTSGHCQLVLMSIVPGGEIGMEVHHLDQFFRVEEGSGEAILDGVRTPIGAGYAVLVPSGADHNIVNTGSVPLKLYTLYAPPNHRDGVIHRTREEAEADSEEFDGTTTE, encoded by the coding sequence ATGAAGGGATTCGTGCAGGACATCGAGAAAATGGCAGTCGCCAACAGCGACTTCAGACGAGTGCTCTACACCTCCGGGCATTGCCAGCTCGTGCTCATGTCGATCGTGCCGGGCGGCGAGATCGGCATGGAAGTGCATCATCTCGACCAGTTCTTCCGTGTGGAGGAGGGGAGCGGAGAAGCTATCCTCGATGGTGTGAGAACGCCGATAGGAGCCGGTTATGCCGTGCTTGTCCCGTCCGGGGCCGATCACAACATAGTCAACACAGGGAGCGTGCCGCTGAAGCTCTACACGCTCTACGCCCCGCCCAACCACCGCGACGGCGTGATCCACCGCACGCGCGAGGAGGCCGAGGCAGACAGCGAGGAGTTCGACGGCACGACGACCGAGTGA
- a CDS encoding GNAT family N-acetyltransferase — protein MKGSPTQFIIRPFDRATDMPAFVRLRREVEEVDRSGNDVSEQAALSTLAWPGHDPARDRWTAWIEADPENMAGYAFTWAQSPERSIVYSAVRPDLRRRGIGSRLLEAVIMRSVEAGSTHATSAVDASNETGGSFLSGRGFTPAGENRIMKAGADVDSPEPVWPAGYTARDFASVSDLHMLAEALNGSYGDMWGHTENSPGIVDAGYLEREIETRPELHDPHGVFMVFGPEGDVAGVVAAFRRPAGPGREPDLVIDSPGVLPRHRSLGLQKQLTLTAMRWLRKGSTAPISLETFGDSPEAFGIYAGLGFEIEARFIEYCRKLP, from the coding sequence GTGAAGGGTAGCCCGACCCAGTTCATAATTAGGCCGTTCGACAGGGCGACTGACATGCCGGCGTTCGTCAGGCTGCGCCGCGAGGTCGAAGAGGTCGATCGTTCCGGCAACGATGTCAGCGAGCAGGCCGCCTTGTCGACGCTGGCATGGCCCGGTCACGATCCGGCGCGTGACAGGTGGACGGCCTGGATCGAGGCTGATCCGGAGAACATGGCCGGGTACGCTTTCACGTGGGCGCAGTCGCCGGAGCGATCCATCGTCTATTCGGCAGTCAGGCCCGATCTGCGGAGGCGAGGGATCGGGAGCAGGCTTCTGGAGGCCGTAATCATGCGGTCTGTCGAAGCTGGATCTACCCATGCCACATCTGCGGTAGACGCCTCGAACGAGACGGGTGGCTCGTTTCTGTCGGGACGGGGTTTCACACCGGCCGGAGAGAACAGGATCATGAAGGCCGGCGCGGATGTGGACTCACCCGAACCGGTCTGGCCTGCCGGATACACCGCGAGGGACTTCGCCTCTGTGAGCGATCTGCACATGCTCGCCGAGGCGCTCAACGGCAGTTACGGCGATATGTGGGGGCATACCGAGAACTCCCCCGGGATCGTGGATGCCGGATACCTCGAAAGAGAGATCGAAACCCGCCCGGAACTCCACGATCCCCATGGAGTCTTCATGGTTTTCGGACCGGAGGGGGATGTGGCGGGGGTCGTCGCCGCCTTCCGGAGACCGGCTGGACCGGGTCGGGAGCCCGACCTCGTGATCGACTCCCCTGGCGTCCTGCCTCGCCACCGCAGCCTCGGGCTCCAGAAGCAGCTCACCCTGACCGCGATGAGGTGGCTCAGGAAGGGCAGCACGGCTCCGATTTCGCTCGAGACCTTCGGCGACAGCCCTGAGGCCTTCGGGATCTACGCCGGGCTGGGTTTCGAGATCGAGGCCCGCTTCATCGAGTACTGCAGGAAGCTGCCGTGA
- a CDS encoding 4Fe-4S double cluster binding domain-containing protein: MRTLNDAVTQTRLCDFIREGELAMTMQDDVINRLEALGYRAGMVPVARLADLQNSIDRWRIDGIIGSDFFSGNLSGFVYSPPGDLPAAKSIVIVAIPDDPVHLWFDRQGARTMVTVPPHYLHCMRKDRSAGEALSSILGPSGFRASRARLPVKLLAVSCGLARYGRNNITYVDGMGSYYRLAAFFTDLECSSHVWTEPAAMESCASCRACTEACPSGAIDPGRFLVRAERCITLWNEMPGGVPFPEWLDSSWHNCLVGCMRCQAICPANEGNDRVVDGAVFSEEETEMLLGGTPRGDLPQPLMEKLEEWDLLESLDMLPRNLTPLL, encoded by the coding sequence GTGAGAACGCTCAACGATGCGGTGACGCAGACCAGACTATGCGACTTCATCCGTGAGGGAGAACTGGCTATGACCATGCAGGATGACGTGATCAACCGGCTCGAAGCGCTGGGATACCGGGCCGGGATGGTTCCCGTTGCCCGCCTGGCCGACCTGCAGAACAGCATCGACCGCTGGCGCATCGATGGGATCATCGGCAGCGACTTCTTCAGCGGGAACCTGTCAGGTTTCGTCTACTCGCCTCCCGGTGACCTGCCGGCGGCGAAATCGATAGTCATCGTCGCCATCCCCGACGATCCGGTGCACCTCTGGTTCGATCGCCAGGGAGCACGGACGATGGTGACCGTCCCCCCCCACTATCTGCACTGCATGCGGAAGGATCGGTCCGCCGGCGAGGCGCTGTCTTCGATACTCGGGCCTTCGGGCTTCCGCGCGTCCAGGGCCCGCCTGCCCGTGAAGCTCCTGGCCGTCTCGTGCGGCCTGGCCCGATATGGCAGGAACAACATCACCTACGTCGACGGAATGGGAAGCTACTACAGGCTGGCGGCCTTCTTCACCGACCTCGAATGCTCGAGCCACGTTTGGACCGAGCCGGCCGCGATGGAGTCGTGCGCGTCCTGCAGAGCCTGCACCGAGGCCTGCCCCTCGGGCGCCATCGATCCGGGGCGATTCCTGGTGAGGGCCGAGAGGTGCATCACCCTCTGGAACGAAATGCCGGGTGGAGTTCCGTTCCCGGAATGGCTTGACTCTTCCTGGCACAACTGCCTGGTTGGCTGCATGCGTTGCCAGGCCATCTGTCCGGCGAACGAAGGGAACGACCGGGTAGTGGATGGAGCAGTGTTCTCGGAGGAGGAGACCGAGATGCTGCTCGGAGGCACCCCCCGCGGTGACCTGCCGCAGCCTCTGATGGAAAAGCTCGAGGAATGGGACCTGCTGGAATCCCTGGATATGCTGCCCAGGAATCTCACTCCGCTGCTCTGA
- a CDS encoding C25 family cysteine peptidase: protein MNALDLLLVVSVCTGTASGGLDRVYESPAPVGQVEVLSEGGGDTVIRFALDALDSEDVSIEGFGCGTLFSIPDGGISGIEGYPDLPVIRRMVRVPSTGDVRVDLLEQETSRLGVLRIPPLQPFPAHDGETPPFRISEEFYTGSGLYPASPVIVESVCVLRDIRVAWICYYPVSWDPSTGEATLNTEVTVRIHAGDGRGENELPRPFTGLTRSFLPLYDEVLGFPEREGADIIDGSYLFISSGEGLDLAGALIDWKYRKGFEVFTATVPEIGSTPEAIDAWIENAYATWPNPPEYILIVGDGYVVPPPWYGGSFAADNIYGVVGSGSVPSIHVGRLSGSDSDDLAYETWKIASHEMDPYEPSTSWFQSGISVGHVQFADNSYEYVEFMEYAGMDVTWFCDTGGIPPTIPGLAESLNEGCSMFGICGHGNLTTIVPPGFTNSDVEALMNGRRLGWWVLVACNTGEFDGEYCFSEALMGAGDAIETKGAIGVMSPTTGSPIGPADSLGKWIFEGRFVNGMSHMGAITDWGKAGVYSYYGASGNSNNHMHMVFGCPELDIYNVSSPLPQIVCNHPDSILPGTQTFPVTVGGEPAAGVLVAVMIQDTVSGSWMESFYSDASGNVTFDIPSYTPGSSVCVTATGQNLHPYLSDGLVGIGDQEWDVPRASLSMSPVPCSGVLSIGFTLPEAGRTVVSVYDMAGRVVATPVDDVLAAGDHSVVWGCSGQGGGSVPAGVYFCRLETASASLSRRLVLLP from the coding sequence ATGAACGCCCTTGATCTCCTTCTCGTTGTCTCCGTCTGCACCGGCACTGCTTCGGGCGGCCTGGACCGCGTCTACGAGAGCCCGGCGCCGGTCGGACAGGTGGAGGTCCTCTCCGAGGGAGGAGGGGACACGGTGATCAGGTTCGCTCTGGACGCGCTCGATTCCGAGGACGTTTCGATCGAGGGATTCGGCTGCGGTACGCTGTTCAGCATCCCGGACGGGGGCATTTCGGGTATAGAGGGCTATCCCGACCTCCCGGTGATCCGCAGGATGGTCAGGGTGCCCTCCACGGGGGATGTCAGGGTCGACCTGCTCGAGCAGGAGACCTCCAGGCTCGGAGTTCTCAGGATCCCACCCCTCCAGCCGTTCCCTGCGCACGACGGCGAGACACCTCCCTTCCGCATCAGCGAGGAGTTCTACACCGGGAGCGGGCTCTACCCGGCTTCTCCGGTGATCGTCGAATCCGTGTGTGTCCTGCGCGACATCAGAGTCGCCTGGATCTGCTACTACCCCGTCTCATGGGATCCGTCTACAGGCGAGGCGACGCTCAACACCGAGGTCACGGTGCGCATCCACGCGGGGGACGGCAGGGGTGAGAACGAGCTGCCCAGGCCGTTCACCGGTCTGACACGGAGCTTCCTCCCTCTGTACGACGAGGTGCTGGGCTTCCCCGAGAGGGAGGGCGCGGACATCATCGACGGCAGCTACCTCTTCATCTCCTCCGGGGAGGGCCTCGATCTCGCAGGCGCCCTGATCGACTGGAAGTACAGGAAGGGATTCGAGGTCTTCACGGCCACGGTCCCCGAGATCGGTTCGACGCCCGAGGCGATCGACGCATGGATCGAGAATGCCTACGCCACCTGGCCCAACCCTCCCGAGTACATCCTCATCGTCGGCGACGGATATGTCGTCCCGCCGCCCTGGTACGGCGGCTCGTTCGCTGCGGACAACATCTACGGCGTCGTGGGGTCGGGATCGGTGCCGTCGATCCATGTCGGGCGGCTCTCCGGGAGCGACTCGGATGACCTGGCGTACGAGACCTGGAAGATAGCGAGCCACGAGATGGACCCCTACGAGCCATCCACCAGCTGGTTCCAGAGCGGCATCAGCGTCGGCCACGTGCAGTTCGCCGACAACTCCTACGAGTACGTCGAGTTCATGGAGTATGCCGGGATGGATGTGACCTGGTTCTGCGACACGGGCGGGATCCCTCCCACGATTCCCGGTCTCGCGGAGAGCCTGAACGAGGGCTGTTCGATGTTCGGCATCTGCGGCCACGGAAACCTGACTACGATCGTACCCCCGGGATTCACCAACTCGGACGTGGAAGCCCTGATGAACGGACGGCGCCTGGGCTGGTGGGTGCTCGTCGCATGCAACACGGGCGAGTTCGACGGCGAGTACTGCTTCAGCGAAGCGCTGATGGGGGCGGGCGACGCAATCGAGACCAAGGGGGCCATCGGCGTGATGAGCCCCACCACGGGCAGCCCGATCGGCCCGGCCGACTCTCTCGGCAAGTGGATCTTCGAGGGCCGGTTCGTGAACGGTATGAGCCACATGGGTGCGATCACGGACTGGGGCAAGGCCGGGGTCTACAGCTACTATGGGGCCAGCGGCAACTCGAACAACCACATGCACATGGTCTTCGGCTGCCCGGAGCTGGACATCTACAACGTATCCTCACCGCTGCCCCAGATCGTATGCAACCACCCCGACTCCATCCTTCCGGGCACGCAGACCTTCCCGGTGACTGTCGGGGGCGAGCCCGCGGCGGGTGTGCTGGTGGCCGTGATGATCCAGGATACGGTTTCCGGTTCATGGATGGAGTCGTTCTACTCCGACGCTTCGGGGAACGTCACGTTCGACATCCCCTCATACACTCCCGGCAGTTCCGTCTGCGTCACCGCCACCGGCCAGAACCTGCACCCCTACCTCTCCGACGGGCTGGTTGGGATAGGCGACCAGGAATGGGACGTACCGCGGGCGTCTCTCTCTATGAGCCCGGTCCCGTGCTCCGGCGTCCTGTCGATCGGCTTCACGCTCCCGGAGGCCGGCAGGACCGTAGTCTCGGTGTACGACATGGCGGGCAGGGTCGTGGCCACCCCTGTGGATGACGTGCTCGCGGCCGGGGATCATTCCGTGGTCTGGGGCTGTTCCGGGCAGGGTGGTGGAAGCGTGCCCGCGGGAGTCTACTTCTGCAGGCTGGAGACGGCCTCGGCCTCGCTCTCGCGGAGGCTGGTCCTGCTCCCCTGA